In Lujinxingia vulgaris, a single window of DNA contains:
- a CDS encoding choice-of-anchor Q domain-containing protein codes for MYKSLCLTALLALVVGTAACGSDPVDAPDTGTTLPDAGEPDTDVPTGPQPRLVMPDSLQLSAEVGAQASTTFVVQNIGDAALELTLNSPRDWVTLSQTELNLEPQAEATLTLSGQCRDRDEVRTDDIQISSNDPRAAGRTLALTLTCGDADAPARLTITVDGLPAGLPPDITVSGPGGFAQTLDAAFSFESLTPGSYIVRAEEVGQDPIFAPVEERQQVEVLPGREQVVSVSYETAPGSLTIATSGLPAGASPTLTLTDTQGQTTEVDANSTLNNLKPGAYTLVGDDHIEGNTTYSAAPLSLTITSRQTTEATLAYAAGRGSLEVRVEGLLGAAPSIDIEGPDGFSTTLEEPTTLSALAPGEYTLVANDIVNDPERFEGDAQTVTVRSNEVARTTLTYTLITGELQIEALGVPSGSSFVAQVSGPGFNQNVSANTTLTDLNPGDYSVVFEDIVGSPYLRAVPSQVDLRVTSDGPTRLAQTTYSSVTGTLNIDISAPAGATLLFVLRRQGQFIEEFSITGSASRTFTVSPGTYTVELAQTPTDAYGNPLTLNSTNPAITVNADAEVDHTLSVGSPAVVTNGDNTGPGSLRQAALTVNPGSVITFAPGVTEVLLSGNPIEVRHDLTIRGPGQPGDLIIRSSGNTKHFNILSGNTVRIEHLTLRDGQAQDGGSIENRGELSLARVDFLENHATRFGGAIYHSGGALRGDFVRFIGNSADDDGGAIFQNFVSSTFYDTLFKDNTADGVGGAFRMNSRYDLDHRITTVRSLFDNNSANNGGAGYIIGWARFAHTTFAHNEADRDGGALYHANPTGVFPYELDLEYATLAYNTAGLKGGAIYKNIEATAQISNSLVAENTPTGLDTESFASTSKYATLGRSVLQGTYQTVDFGTGDHRITDESVLSLGPLSDNGGFTRTIALGTDSEAYRRIIPAICDPYFDQRGARRPDDPSNGSCTPGAWEPGTALSENREFFSAPILGLLPHAYGSTTHIGRGGLAFEITDAQRAVYNDTIEGDGVLLRSGTGRITVTLPHGVDRIAFEYRKAYEGGSSRTIEVRVNGQVVATTPSFGSGSGVDDTVYTLEADNLGITGEAQVEIRNLGAQTTIDNFVWE; via the coding sequence ATGTACAAATCCCTCTGTCTGACCGCGCTCCTGGCGCTCGTTGTCGGCACTGCGGCCTGCGGCTCCGACCCCGTCGACGCTCCGGACACGGGCACCACCCTCCCCGACGCGGGAGAGCCCGACACCGATGTGCCCACCGGCCCGCAGCCGCGCCTGGTGATGCCCGATAGCCTGCAGTTGAGCGCGGAAGTTGGCGCACAGGCATCGACGACCTTTGTGGTGCAGAACATCGGCGACGCCGCGCTGGAGCTGACGCTGAACAGCCCGCGCGACTGGGTCACCCTCTCGCAGACCGAGCTGAACCTGGAACCCCAGGCCGAAGCCACCCTCACGCTCAGCGGCCAATGCCGCGACCGCGACGAGGTGCGCACCGACGACATCCAGATCAGCAGCAACGATCCGCGCGCCGCCGGTCGCACCCTGGCGCTCACCCTGACCTGCGGCGACGCCGACGCCCCCGCCCGCCTGACCATCACCGTCGACGGACTGCCCGCCGGACTCCCGCCCGACATCACCGTCAGCGGCCCCGGCGGCTTCGCACAGACCCTGGACGCGGCCTTTAGCTTCGAGTCCCTGACCCCCGGAAGCTACATCGTGCGCGCCGAGGAGGTCGGCCAAGATCCGATCTTTGCTCCGGTCGAAGAACGCCAGCAGGTCGAGGTTTTACCGGGCCGAGAGCAGGTCGTCTCCGTGAGCTATGAGACCGCCCCGGGCTCTCTCACCATCGCCACCAGCGGGCTTCCCGCCGGCGCCAGCCCCACCCTCACGCTCACCGACACTCAGGGCCAGACCACCGAGGTCGACGCCAACTCCACCCTCAACAACCTCAAACCCGGCGCCTACACCCTGGTCGGCGACGACCACATCGAGGGCAACACCACCTACAGCGCCGCCCCGCTCTCGCTGACCATCACCAGCCGCCAGACCACCGAGGCCACCCTGGCCTACGCCGCCGGCCGCGGCTCCCTGGAGGTGCGCGTCGAGGGGCTGCTCGGCGCCGCCCCCTCCATCGACATCGAAGGCCCCGACGGCTTCTCCACCACCCTCGAAGAGCCCACCACGCTGAGCGCGCTGGCTCCGGGTGAGTACACCCTGGTCGCCAACGACATCGTAAACGACCCGGAGCGCTTTGAGGGCGACGCCCAGACGGTCACCGTGCGCAGCAACGAAGTCGCCCGCACCACGCTGACCTACACGCTGATTACCGGCGAGTTGCAGATTGAGGCCCTGGGCGTCCCCTCCGGCAGCAGCTTTGTGGCCCAGGTCAGCGGCCCGGGCTTCAACCAGAACGTCTCCGCGAACACCACCCTCACCGATCTCAACCCCGGCGATTACAGCGTGGTTTTTGAAGACATCGTCGGCTCCCCTTACCTGCGCGCGGTCCCGAGCCAGGTCGACCTCAGGGTCACCAGCGACGGCCCTACCCGGCTTGCGCAGACCACCTACTCCAGCGTCACCGGGACCCTCAACATCGACATCAGCGCGCCGGCCGGCGCCACCCTGCTCTTTGTGCTGCGCCGCCAGGGCCAGTTCATCGAGGAGTTCTCGATCACCGGCTCCGCCTCACGCACCTTCACCGTCAGCCCGGGCACCTACACCGTAGAGCTCGCCCAGACCCCCACCGACGCCTACGGCAACCCCCTGACGCTCAACAGCACCAACCCGGCCATCACCGTCAACGCCGACGCCGAGGTTGACCACACCCTCAGCGTGGGCTCACCCGCAGTGGTGACCAACGGCGACAACACCGGGCCGGGCTCCCTGCGTCAGGCCGCGCTCACGGTCAACCCCGGCTCGGTCATCACCTTCGCCCCCGGCGTCACCGAGGTGCTCTTGAGCGGCAACCCCATCGAAGTCCGCCATGACCTGACGATCCGAGGCCCCGGCCAACCCGGCGACCTGATCATCCGCTCCAGCGGAAACACCAAACATTTCAACATCTTAAGCGGAAACACCGTACGCATCGAACACCTCACTCTGCGCGACGGCCAGGCTCAAGACGGCGGCTCGATTGAGAACCGCGGCGAGCTCTCGCTGGCGCGAGTGGACTTCCTGGAGAACCACGCCACGCGTTTTGGCGGCGCGATCTACCACTCCGGCGGCGCGTTGCGCGGTGACTTCGTGCGCTTCATCGGCAACAGCGCCGACGACGACGGCGGAGCGATCTTCCAGAACTTCGTCTCCAGCACGTTTTACGACACGCTCTTCAAAGACAACACCGCGGACGGCGTCGGCGGCGCCTTTCGCATGAACTCCCGCTACGACTTAGACCACCGCATCACCACGGTGCGCTCGCTCTTTGATAACAACAGCGCCAACAACGGCGGCGCGGGCTACATTATTGGTTGGGCACGCTTCGCCCACACGACCTTTGCCCACAACGAAGCTGACCGCGACGGCGGGGCCCTCTACCATGCCAACCCCACCGGCGTTTTCCCCTACGAGCTTGATCTGGAGTACGCGACTCTTGCGTATAACACTGCTGGCCTCAAAGGCGGCGCAATCTACAAAAACATCGAGGCGACCGCTCAGATTAGCAATAGTCTGGTGGCCGAAAACACCCCCACCGGCCTCGATACCGAGTCCTTCGCATCCACCTCCAAATACGCCACACTGGGTCGCAGCGTGCTGCAGGGGACCTATCAGACGGTCGATTTCGGCACCGGTGACCACCGCATCACCGACGAGAGCGTCCTGAGCCTGGGGCCGCTCTCGGATAACGGCGGGTTCACCCGCACCATCGCCCTGGGCACCGACAGCGAAGCCTACCGGCGCATCATCCCCGCCATCTGTGATCCCTACTTCGACCAGCGCGGCGCTCGCCGCCCCGATGATCCGAGCAACGGAAGCTGCACCCCGGGAGCCTGGGAGCCCGGCACTGCCCTGAGCGAGAACAGAGAGTTCTTCAGCGCACCGATCCTCGGGCTCCTCCCTCACGCCTACGGCTCGACCACCCATATCGGCCGCGGCGGACTCGCCTTTGAGATCACCGATGCTCAGCGTGCTGTCTACAACGACACCATCGAGGGTGACGGGGTGCTGCTGCGCTCCGGCACCGGCCGCATCACCGTGACGCTGCCTCACGGCGTGGATCGCATCGCTTTTGAGTACCGCAAAGCCTACGAGGGCGGCTCCAGCCGCACCATCGAGGTGCGCGTCAACGGCCAGGTCGTGGCCACCACCCCGAGCTTCGGCTCCGGCAGCGGCGTCGACGACACCGTCTACACCCTGGAGGCCGACAACCTCGGCATTACCGGTGAGGCCCAGGTGGAGATCCGCAACCTCGGCGCCCAGACCACCATCGACAACTTCGTATGGGAGTGA